The Synechococcus sp. M16.1 genome includes the window ACTCCGGGGTGCCTGTCATCGCACGTCAACCGCAGCGATCACTCTGGCAGCTCCTTCGAAAGGCCGCCGCTACCTTGACGCCATGCCAATTCTGCGACTGCTGAGCCTTCCGGTTCGGGCGCCGTTGTTGACGGTGCTATTTCTCGTTGCGGTTGTGCTCGGCAACCATTGGCAGATTGTTCAGCCCTCCTTCACGTCTCTCTATGGCGTGAGTGCGGCCTGGTTCTGGTGTCTCGTGCTGCTGCAGACGCAGGTGGTTGTCGTCTTCTGCACCATGCCCGATCTGCTGTTGCGCCAGGTGTCGTTGCTGATGGCGTCGAGCCGGGTGATGACGTTGGTGGTCACGCTGCTGGTGGTGATCACCGGTGGCATTTATCTGCTGAAGCTCAATGTGCTCACCGACGTGTTGATCCTGGCCTCAGCCGTGCTCTTGGCCAGGCTCGATCTCATCCGCATCGGTGTTCTGCCCGCCGCCGGGATCTGCCTGCTTCTGATGAGTTTGGTCGTGATCGCTGGCATCGTCGCCGGCACGCTTCTGCCCCATCCCAGCGCCAGTCTCGTTGCAGAACGATTGATTGCCGCCTAGGTAGCCGAGCAGATTGTCCAGCACTTTCTTGGTGTAGAAGCGTGTTTCCGGGTAGGGAATGCGTTCCACCCAGAGCGCATCGTCGTCTTGATTCGTGGGTTGCACCCAAGAGGCCACAGCACCAGGCCCGGCGTTGTAGCTGGCAATGCTGCGAAAGGGGTCGTTTTCCCATTGCTCCAGCAAGTGGTTGAGGTAGCGCGCGCCCAGTTCGAAGTTTTCGGCGGGATCCTTCAGCATCAGCGTGCTGGTTGGTGCGTCAGCCATCTCTGTGGCTGTGGAGGGCATCAATTGCATCACGCCTACGGCCCCAGCAGGGGAGACGACACCAGGAGCAAAGCGTGATTCCTGTTTGGCGATCGCTCGCAACAGATTGGCCTGAACGCCTGCTTGCTCTGCCGCTGTCTGTATCTCAGCTTCGAAGAGGCGAGGGAATTGGCTGCGATGCAGGAGAGTCCGTTGATGGCAGCTCGGATCACGCCAGCGGAGGCTGAGCCACCAGAGCTGGTCCAGTCCCATCCAGGTGTCCCCGACGGCAAGGCGCAGCCTGGCTTCGGCGAGACGTTCTTCAGGTGGCGGTGGGGCTGCGGGGTCTGCCTCGGCCTGCCAGGCCTCCCAGGCGGCGTGCACCTGGCCCAGTCGCCAAAGCTCGTTCACCAGGCGGTGATGGCTGTTGAGCGGTTGCCAGGCTGGCGGCTCCTGCTGCGGGTCTGGGGATCGCAACGCCAGGGGTTCGGCCACACCCAGGTGCTCCATGGCGCGCCATCGGTAGTAGCCCCCGGGGAAGGCCTCGATCAGGCGGCGCCAGGTGCGTTCTGCCTTTGTCGTTTCGCCGAGTTGCTTGTGGCTAAGCCCCAACCAGAACAGCCGCCGCGTCTCCAACGGTGGAGGCAGGGGGTCATCCTCATCGGGGCGTTCCAGCAGGGCGCGGGCGCGATCCCAATCCTCAGCCAGAAACGCTTCGCGGGCGAGGTCCCATTGGAGTTGCCAGATGTCGGGGTCGTTGGGCCAGCGGCTCAGGGCGGCATCCGCCCCGTCGCCGCCGGCGAGTCGTACGCGAGCTGCGGCAACAGCGGCTGAGCGCTCCTGAAGGGCGGCCGGAAGGGCATCCAGGACCCCATGCTGGGCATCAAGCGGTTCGCTCAGGATCCGCGCTGCTTCAAGGCTGGCGGGGTGGCTTGGGTGGCTTTGCGCCAGCGTCAGCAGCTGGGATGTACCCGCACCTGGGTCGCCATGCAGCAGCAGGGAACGACCGATGGCCAGCTGGGTCTCCGGGGAGGCATCGAGCTCCTGAAGACAGGTCAGTGCGGTGTCGGCATGGCCTTGTTTTGCGAGTGCTTGCGCCAAGGTTTGGCGTTGGTGGGGTTGAGGTGCCTGCGCCCCCGTGGCCTCGCAGGCGTCACGCATCAGCTCAAAGGCGCCGTCTCGGCGCGTATTCCAACGGGCTAGATGCAGGGCGCCTTGATGGCTTGCCAGCGCTTCGGAGCCATCCCGAGCCGCCAGGGTCAGTGCTGCGGGGTGCGCGGGTTGCTGCTGGAGCAGCTGCTGATGAAGAACGGGGTTGTTGTCGCCAAGCGCCAATCGCGCCCATGCCGAGCCGGGTGCTTCGGGAAAGCGATCCAACAGGAGCTGCCAGATCTCAGCAGCGTCGGATGTCTCGCCCTTTGCGTCAGCGGTGAGGGCTGCCCGTTCGAGCACCACGGCCGCCATCGGATCGCGCCCCCAGCCTTGGCCATGGAGCAGTTGCGGTGAACCATCCCTGGCCAGCATCAACAGGGCGGCTTCTCGACGGGTCTGCGGATCGATGGCCCAGCGGTAGTGCTGCCAGAGCCTTGCCTGCGAGACCTCAGGCGTGAGGCGCTGATGCTGCTTGTTCAGCAGTTGCTGCCCGCCCCATGCAGCCAACCCACTGAAGCCAGCAACCGAAAGCAGTAGCAGCGTTCCGATTCGCGGCCCTGCCTGCACACCCAACTTGGAGCTCATCTCATTCTGATGCTTCAAAGACAGTTGGCGAGCCTTTGATCACCTGCAGGCCGTGGAGGGCAGAGCTGCACCTGTCACGTCCTTGGGAATCAGCCTCAGAGGTGGTTCCTATGGTGCTGTCCACGATTGAGACCCATGGTTCAAGAGGCGTGCTCCCCGATCGGCCCCGCTCTCGGTGACGCTGCGCCAGGGTTTGGAACCGACGGGATCCGTGGGCTCGCCGGCACGGTTCTCACCCCCGCCTTGTGTCTTCAGGTGGGCTATTGGGTCGGTCGGGTTCTGCAGGCGGAAGGTCCTGTTCTGATCGGGATGGACTCCCGGACCAGCGGCAGCATGGTGGTTGCTGCCCTGACGGCCGGTTTGACGGCGGCTGGTCGCGATGTGTGGACCCTTGGGCTCTGTCCGACGCCGGCGGTTCCGTTGTTGATTCGCCAGCTGGGGGCCGCCGGCGGCCTGATGGTCTCCGCCAGCCATAACCCCCCTGCAGACAACGGCATCAAGGTGTTTGGGGCCGATGGCGCCAAACTCAGCGCCTCCCGTCAAGCCCAGGTGGAAGCCGGTCTGCAGGGGCAGACGCCCATGGCTGAGCAAGCAACATTCCGCTGCGGTGTGGCGCGATCCAGCGCCGATCTCCTGGATGGCTACAGAGAGGTGTTGCAACAATCGGTGGCTGAACGCCGACTGGATGGCGTTCCCATCGTTTTGGACCTCTGCTGGGGATCCGCGACGGCGTGCGGTGCCGATGCCTTCCGTGCCCTGGGGGCTGATCTCACCGTGCTCCATGGGGAACCCGATGGCTCCCGCATCAACGTGGCTTGCGGGTCAACCCATCTGGAACCGCTACAACGGGCTGTGATCGAGCGCGGCGCGGCGATGGGTTTTGCCTTTGATGGTGATGCCGATCGGATGCTGGCGGTGGACGGCCGCGGCCGGATCATCGACGGCGACCACGTG containing:
- the glmM gene encoding phosphoglucosamine mutase: MVQEACSPIGPALGDAAPGFGTDGIRGLAGTVLTPALCLQVGYWVGRVLQAEGPVLIGMDSRTSGSMVVAALTAGLTAAGRDVWTLGLCPTPAVPLLIRQLGAAGGLMVSASHNPPADNGIKVFGADGAKLSASRQAQVEAGLQGQTPMAEQATFRCGVARSSADLLDGYREVLQQSVAERRLDGVPIVLDLCWGSATACGADAFRALGADLTVLHGEPDGSRINVACGSTHLEPLQRAVIERGAAMGFAFDGDADRMLAVDGRGRIIDGDHVLFLWGSVLQEQQALPDQRLVATVMSNLGFERAWKQRGGTLDRTPVGDQHVHAAMVASGAGLGGEQSGHILSASHGLCGDGVLTAVQLATLCHAQGISLSDWLDRSFQAYPQKLVNVRVIDRLRRKNWSACTALTDAIASAEQSMGQTGRILVRASGTEPVLRVMVEAEQSDAVEHWTGHLAAVAEDHLNAA